A window of the Posidoniimonas polymericola genome harbors these coding sequences:
- a CDS encoding sialidase family protein, producing the protein MSISQIVDVSAFAALIDAGDKYLDLSFAYNAADPSDYGVVSIGFLDEIGGALGFGVTFNTSSKPTASASWANHSLYGQVPSTTRLIQFTLAGERTTGGVGSARNVNFDSLTAQLLDELPPLPSRDVVHGDLVQFNSNGAWSWYQDERAIVDQSRGELLVGSIANRGGLGGEVADGQVQTSHFDLATRTRSIVTHNDLESYGAGDDHNVPAYLQKQDGDILAFYAPHNNRNGVEDDRSYYRTFNAGSETWGPESEYHWWPEIPSNAPGSGGTTYSNVFQLSAEDTDGDGNGRLYNIARTQQSPHIMYSDNNGSTWQYGGQLTEQPEAKPAGGNYVNGYYKYWSNGVDRIDFIATEYHPRDFNTSIYHAYIQGGKMYDSLGNEIDADIFDAAGSFDASLVPSTDDFTPVFSANGVNQSRAWNTDVMRYPDGTIATLFKTREAPYDNNANVDTDDHRVWYGRFDPTTQQWTTTEIAKAGARLFGSEQDYTGLGALDPSDPTTIFISSPINPSDDTETDHHEIYKGVTGDNGLTWNWSAVTENSSVDNLRPIIPQWDEENTALLWWRGSMSSSQNYDAAVVGLLLNGNEALGDIHYVDATAGNTTLTSGRTLTMTSGSGAGAIDDLWHVRTGVGNGGDVFTADEVGGEEVPTIQTSVEGLDAGVYDVFAYFWVGDSEDWRVVAGLSQDDLSVYRMRGSQQVEESRFEGEVLASEVDRRMYQAYLGRASVADGGSIAAFIDDYSTSGSGRVWYDGLGYALVTEPLLGDFNNDGVVDAADYSVWRDNLGASITLPNEDPSVTPGTVSEQDYETWRKNYGAVAAAPSTGGAREVPEPAAAWLLPGLAGRWWLSRPEK; encoded by the coding sequence ATGAGTATTTCCCAGATCGTGGACGTGTCGGCTTTTGCAGCATTGATCGACGCCGGCGATAAGTACCTCGACCTCTCATTCGCATACAACGCGGCCGACCCTAGCGACTATGGCGTTGTATCAATCGGATTCCTCGATGAGATCGGTGGCGCGCTTGGTTTCGGCGTCACCTTCAACACCAGTTCGAAGCCAACGGCGAGTGCCTCCTGGGCAAACCACTCCCTATACGGTCAGGTGCCCTCCACGACGAGGTTGATCCAGTTTACTCTGGCGGGCGAGCGTACTACCGGCGGTGTTGGATCCGCAAGGAACGTCAACTTCGATTCACTGACCGCCCAGCTCTTGGACGAGCTACCGCCATTGCCGTCGCGGGACGTGGTCCATGGGGACCTGGTGCAGTTCAATTCCAACGGAGCTTGGAGCTGGTATCAGGATGAACGGGCAATCGTGGATCAATCGCGGGGGGAGTTGTTGGTTGGATCGATCGCCAACCGGGGTGGCCTTGGCGGGGAAGTGGCAGACGGCCAAGTCCAAACCAGCCACTTCGACCTCGCCACTCGCACCCGTAGTATAGTAACCCACAACGACCTCGAGTCTTACGGCGCGGGTGATGATCACAACGTCCCCGCCTACCTGCAAAAACAAGACGGCGACATACTCGCGTTCTACGCGCCGCACAACAATCGCAACGGTGTGGAAGATGACCGCAGCTACTACCGCACCTTCAACGCCGGCAGCGAGACCTGGGGCCCCGAGTCTGAGTACCACTGGTGGCCAGAGATCCCCAGCAACGCGCCCGGATCCGGCGGCACGACCTACTCGAATGTCTTCCAGCTTTCGGCCGAAGACACCGACGGCGACGGCAACGGCCGACTGTACAACATAGCGAGGACGCAGCAGAGCCCGCACATCATGTACTCCGACAACAACGGGAGCACCTGGCAGTACGGCGGTCAGCTCACCGAGCAGCCCGAGGCGAAGCCGGCCGGAGGCAACTATGTCAACGGGTATTACAAGTACTGGTCGAACGGCGTTGATCGCATCGATTTCATCGCGACCGAGTATCACCCTCGCGACTTCAACACCAGCATCTACCACGCCTACATCCAGGGCGGCAAGATGTACGATTCTTTGGGCAACGAGATCGACGCGGACATCTTCGACGCGGCCGGTTCGTTCGATGCAAGCTTAGTCCCGTCGACCGATGACTTCACCCCGGTTTTCAGCGCCAACGGCGTGAACCAGTCCCGCGCCTGGAACACCGACGTGATGCGCTACCCGGACGGAACGATCGCCACCCTCTTCAAGACGCGAGAGGCCCCGTACGACAACAACGCCAACGTCGATACCGACGATCACCGCGTCTGGTACGGTCGGTTTGACCCGACGACGCAGCAGTGGACCACGACCGAGATTGCCAAGGCAGGGGCCCGCCTGTTTGGCAGCGAGCAGGACTACACCGGCCTCGGCGCCCTCGATCCTAGCGATCCCACCACGATCTTCATCTCCTCGCCCATCAATCCGAGCGATGACACCGAGACCGACCACCACGAAATCTACAAGGGAGTCACCGGCGACAATGGGCTAACCTGGAATTGGTCGGCCGTCACGGAGAATTCCTCGGTCGACAATCTCCGTCCGATCATCCCGCAATGGGACGAGGAGAACACCGCACTGCTATGGTGGCGTGGATCAATGAGTAGTTCGCAGAACTATGACGCAGCTGTAGTCGGGCTCCTGCTCAATGGCAACGAGGCCCTGGGCGATATCCACTATGTAGATGCGACAGCGGGTAATACGACGCTCACCAGTGGTCGGACCTTGACAATGACGTCCGGCTCTGGGGCGGGAGCCATCGACGACCTGTGGCATGTCCGCACGGGAGTCGGGAATGGCGGCGACGTCTTCACCGCGGACGAGGTTGGAGGTGAAGAGGTTCCCACAATTCAAACCTCTGTCGAAGGTCTGGACGCAGGCGTCTACGATGTTTTCGCGTACTTTTGGGTCGGGGACTCGGAAGACTGGCGAGTCGTCGCTGGGCTCTCGCAAGACGATCTATCGGTATATCGGATGCGAGGGAGCCAGCAAGTCGAGGAGAGCCGTTTCGAGGGTGAAGTCTTGGCAAGCGAGGTAGATCGCAGAATGTACCAGGCGTATCTCGGACGCGCCTCAGTCGCTGATGGTGGATCGATTGCCGCATTTATCGACGACTACAGCACTTCGGGCTCAGGCAGGGTCTGGTACGACGGCCTCGGCTACGCACTGGTCACCGAACCGCTGTTGGGAGACTTCAACAACGACGGGGTGGTGGATGCCGCTGACTACTCCGTCTGGCGCGACAACCTAGGCGCATCTATCACACTCCCAAACGAAGACCCGTCGGTAACGCCGGGTACTGTTTCTGAACAAGACTATGAGACTTGGCGAAAAAACTACGGAGCGGTTGCCGCGGCGCCCAGCACCGGAGGTGCGCGAGAGGTTCCAGAACCTGCCGCAGCTTGGTTGCTTCCCGGTCTCGCCGGGCGTTGGTGGTTATCGCGGCCGGAAAAGTGA
- a CDS encoding integrase core domain-containing protein encodes MKGWFTPLLFLLARSGEDHLRRQILFLKAELEMTRARVPQTRIFLSYEERERLLELGDGIGSVVLKLVSIVHPRTYQRWLERRSQGQPPAKKMGRKGTPENLRQIVVRLATQTGWGYGRIVGELKKLRIQCVGRTTVRTILKEEGVSPSPKRGRGTWDEFIKIHADTLWQCDFFSKMVVTKTGLKQAYVLAFLHVESRRVICSPATFRADDQWMVEQAESMLKQAKVMELPVRYLVRDQDFKYSKRFDRVFSASGVAVEPTAPRAPNQNAFVERWIQSVKYECLNHFIACGLNHLDYLVSEFVDYYHERRPHQRKDNKPLLGVWSDADDPPSSGDEVVCRERLGGVLKCYERKAA; translated from the coding sequence ATGAAGGGTTGGTTTACGCCGCTGTTGTTTCTGCTGGCGCGTTCGGGGGAGGACCATCTTCGGCGGCAGATCCTGTTTCTCAAAGCCGAGCTGGAGATGACCCGGGCTCGGGTTCCGCAAACCCGTATCTTTCTCAGCTATGAAGAGCGGGAGCGGCTGTTAGAGTTGGGCGACGGCATCGGCTCGGTCGTGCTAAAGCTGGTTTCAATCGTGCATCCCCGAACGTACCAGCGTTGGCTTGAGCGGAGAAGCCAAGGGCAGCCCCCGGCCAAAAAGATGGGCCGCAAGGGCACTCCCGAGAACCTGCGGCAGATCGTTGTTCGACTTGCTACCCAAACTGGCTGGGGGTACGGTCGGATTGTCGGCGAGCTCAAGAAGCTCCGCATTCAGTGCGTTGGCCGCACCACGGTGCGGACAATCCTCAAGGAAGAGGGCGTCTCTCCCAGTCCTAAGCGGGGCAGGGGGACTTGGGATGAATTCATCAAGATTCACGCTGACACGCTATGGCAGTGCGACTTCTTTTCAAAAATGGTCGTGACAAAGACTGGTTTGAAACAGGCCTACGTGCTGGCGTTCCTGCATGTCGAGTCGCGGCGAGTCATCTGCTCGCCAGCCACTTTCAGGGCGGACGATCAATGGATGGTCGAGCAGGCCGAATCGATGCTCAAACAAGCCAAGGTGATGGAGTTGCCGGTCCGATACTTGGTGCGAGATCAGGACTTCAAATACAGCAAGCGGTTTGATCGAGTTTTTTCAGCCTCAGGCGTCGCCGTCGAGCCAACGGCTCCTCGAGCTCCGAATCAGAACGCGTTTGTGGAGCGTTGGATCCAGAGCGTGAAGTACGAATGCCTGAATCACTTTATCGCCTGCGGCTTGAATCACCTTGATTACTTGGTTTCTGAATTCGTGGACTATTATCACGAACGACGCCCGCATCAGCGGAAAGACAACAAGCCGCTACTGGGGGTCTGGTCCGATGCCGACGATCCTCCGAGCAGCGGCGACGAAGTGGTCTGCCGGGAGCGGCTCGGCGGTGTCTTGAAGTGCTACGAAAGGAAAGCCGCCTGA
- a CDS encoding EF-hand domain-containing protein yields MRVNLKSWAQPRVGQLVAAGVVSLSLGCGGGVAPPALNPSDAAAQAIAEYDSDGSGSLSQEEVAKCPAIAELFAQYDADGSGEVSPDEIKGRFEQLKGAGVGLTSFVCDVSKGGRPLSNVTVRMTPEPFMGGALPAASGVTDGSGRAEMSVEPEALPKDWGGAGAVAPGIYRIEIDHPEAAASGDLFGAEVNPIRRGGDRASINL; encoded by the coding sequence ATGAGAGTGAACCTGAAGTCCTGGGCACAGCCCCGGGTTGGGCAGTTGGTAGCCGCTGGGGTGGTGTCGTTGTCGCTGGGGTGTGGGGGCGGGGTTGCGCCCCCGGCGCTGAACCCTTCCGACGCCGCGGCTCAGGCTATCGCCGAGTACGACAGTGACGGCAGTGGCAGCCTGAGCCAGGAGGAAGTGGCGAAGTGCCCCGCCATCGCTGAGCTTTTCGCGCAGTACGACGCGGATGGCAGCGGCGAGGTCTCGCCCGATGAGATCAAGGGACGCTTTGAGCAACTTAAGGGCGCCGGCGTCGGGCTCACGTCCTTCGTGTGCGATGTGAGCAAGGGTGGGCGCCCCCTCAGTAATGTGACGGTCCGCATGACGCCGGAGCCCTTCATGGGGGGCGCACTACCCGCTGCCAGCGGCGTCACCGATGGTTCGGGCCGAGCGGAGATGTCGGTCGAGCCAGAAGCACTGCCCAAAGATTGGGGCGGCGCTGGAGCAGTGGCGCCTGGAATCTACCGCATTGAAATTGATCACCCCGAGGCAGCGGCTAGCGGCGATTTGTTCGGTGCGGAGGTGAACCCCATCCGGCGTGGCGGCGACCGGGCGTCCATCAACCTGTAG
- a CDS encoding DUF1559 family PulG-like putative transporter, giving the protein MRDFVAHSRRRGIDSANAAERLAAPPRGFTLVELLVVIAIIGVLIALLLPAVQSAREAARRMQCVNNLKNLALASMNHHDIAGHFPTGGWGWWWVGDPDRGFGRDQPGGYAFNLMPFTEESARYEFASDGQPDVITEQQKERVRQIVRDPLPLIACPSRRPGQVFPKPVDGTFVAFNAGSNTDGPNVAGRSDYAINCGDTSANEVGQAGFPEEGEFPPIRRNFCLSVTGEVLTGRGFSCGNAARAANGISFQRSEIAIKHVTDGTSSTFLIGEKYINPINYETGADGGDNETWCTGYNNDNFRSTWRLPQQDRPGFADALIFGSTHPGVMNMSYCDGHVGQINYSIDHAVYRVMGSRNDGLVSSDIE; this is encoded by the coding sequence ATGCGCGATTTCGTCGCACACTCGCGTCGGCGTGGCATTGATTCTGCGAACGCTGCCGAGCGTCTCGCAGCACCGCCACGTGGTTTCACCTTAGTTGAGCTGCTGGTGGTTATTGCCATCATTGGCGTCTTGATCGCGTTGTTGCTTCCCGCCGTGCAGTCTGCACGCGAAGCCGCCCGACGCATGCAGTGTGTGAATAATCTCAAGAACCTCGCGCTAGCTTCGATGAACCACCACGATATCGCGGGCCATTTTCCCACGGGTGGGTGGGGCTGGTGGTGGGTTGGTGACCCCGACCGCGGTTTTGGACGCGATCAGCCCGGCGGATATGCGTTCAACCTCATGCCGTTCACAGAAGAGAGCGCACGGTACGAGTTTGCCTCGGACGGGCAGCCCGATGTCATTACGGAGCAACAGAAAGAGCGGGTCCGGCAGATCGTAAGAGACCCGCTCCCCCTGATCGCGTGCCCCTCTCGGCGGCCCGGACAAGTGTTCCCGAAGCCTGTTGACGGAACCTTCGTCGCGTTCAACGCCGGGAGTAATACGGATGGCCCGAACGTCGCAGGACGCAGTGATTACGCGATCAACTGTGGTGATACAAGCGCCAACGAGGTGGGCCAGGCAGGATTCCCTGAGGAGGGTGAGTTCCCCCCGATTCGACGCAACTTCTGTTTGTCTGTCACGGGGGAAGTGCTAACTGGCAGAGGGTTCTCGTGTGGGAATGCCGCGCGTGCTGCTAACGGCATCAGTTTCCAACGCAGCGAGATCGCCATCAAACACGTTACCGACGGCACGTCGAGCACGTTTCTGATCGGTGAAAAGTACATTAATCCCATCAACTATGAAACGGGCGCGGACGGGGGCGACAACGAGACTTGGTGCACCGGCTACAACAACGACAACTTCCGCTCGACTTGGCGCCTGCCGCAGCAGGACCGGCCGGGCTTCGCCGACGCACTGATCTTCGGGAGCACGCACCCGGGAGTGATGAACATGTCGTACTGCGACGGGCACGTCGGTCAAATCAATTATAGCATTGATCACGCAGTTTACCGGGTCATGGGCTCGCGCAACGACGGATTGGTTTCCAGCGATATCGAGTAG
- a CDS encoding FG-GAP-like repeat-containing protein, which produces MRDKNVGLPFLIATLFALASFAGCNHSNSEPTAARSLSSSERSTSGSSLIRDRGYAVSSLSPPSLGDSEGFTLLSTADTGVSFINRVDAGHPLKRLYHSGFVCGGVSIGDVDGDEIPDLYLTSGPGRNRLYRQSAPLEFEDITDSARVSGGDSWGAGAAMADIDNDGDLDIYVCNYDSPNQLFLNNGRGRFREAADECNLDIVDASITPAFCDYDRDGDLDLYVLTNRLYRQGGRPSRPPYSVRDGRPYVLPEYQKYYVLKHQGGSKYSIDNTGRPDHLLRNNGDGTFTDVSIETGIVEAGHGLSITWWDYNHDKWPDAYIGNDFNDPDHLYRNNGDGTFTDVAESAIPHSSWFSMGADFADLNDDCRFDLLVADMSATSHYGRMTTMLVMNADKISRITARPPQVMKNALYINSGVERFYEAAELAGLADSDWTWAIKLADFDNDGRNDAYFSNGTVREFTHADRPMEAQQMIGRTEWDHYEDSPPKPQRNLAFRNLGDLRFENVSHAWGLDKVAMSYAAAYSDLDRDGDLDLVVANLDEPVSVYRNDLTCGARLVVALRGDGSNRQGIGATVSIETAAGRQIRMISPQTGFLSGNEAVAHFGLGKDEHVERLVVDWPSGRRQVIGGIQANQLVTVQEPPAAGSNAIDEGGKAETQEAEWFRPIAAPGGLEHEETAFDDFAAQPLLPRRLSQSGPSIAVADYDGDGDDDFYFGGAAGQPGRLAINDGQGRFRVATITALEADAACEDMGAVWFDIEGDGDLDLYVSSGGVESEAGGKAYADRLYVNDGGGLTPALPNAHPGLRDSASGVAAADFDHDGDVDLVVGARVIPGEYPKSPATRLLENRNGRLVDVTEEVAPELLSAGLVTSVIWSDADDDGWVDLLLTTEWGPVRLFKNSQGRLVESTDAAGLASLTGWWNGIAARDFDGDEDIDYVVTNCGLNSRYKATEQRPAVLYYGGFDGLGGKQLLEAEYEGDTLVPVRDMSSASRVMPHLRMMFDSHDRFATSSLEELYTAEALADAHKLTATTLASGVLVNDGSGGFAFRPLPRIAQVAPSFGVVVSEFNGDGVPDVYVVQNFAGAAAESGRMDGGISMMLTGNGDATFEAVSPSESGLVAPGDATAVVECSVGERTQAPLLLVGVNNGRLQAFEPAEEHGSVGEPNHHNLIRVKLEGPRGNPLGYGARVTLRSASGPIQTAELCAGSGYLSQSSSVLVFGNPHPTDDSELEVRWPDGSRSTHAMSPSPIQTLRYPGQ; this is translated from the coding sequence ATGCGCGATAAGAACGTTGGTTTGCCGTTTTTGATTGCCACGCTGTTCGCGTTGGCAAGTTTCGCTGGCTGCAACCACAGCAACTCAGAGCCGACCGCTGCGAGATCGCTTTCGAGTTCCGAGCGGTCCACTTCCGGCAGCAGTCTGATCAGGGACCGCGGGTACGCTGTTTCGAGTCTTTCCCCACCATCGCTGGGAGACTCAGAAGGATTTACACTGTTGTCGACGGCGGACACAGGCGTGTCGTTCATCAATAGGGTTGACGCGGGGCATCCGCTCAAGCGGCTGTACCACTCTGGGTTTGTCTGCGGCGGAGTCTCCATCGGAGACGTGGATGGCGATGAAATCCCCGACCTCTACCTGACTAGTGGGCCCGGCCGAAACCGGTTGTACCGGCAATCGGCACCGCTGGAGTTCGAAGACATCACCGATTCGGCTAGGGTCTCGGGCGGCGATTCGTGGGGCGCCGGCGCAGCGATGGCCGACATCGACAACGACGGCGATCTCGACATCTACGTCTGCAACTACGACTCACCCAATCAGCTGTTCCTCAATAACGGCCGAGGCAGGTTTCGCGAGGCGGCTGACGAGTGCAACCTCGACATTGTCGACGCTTCCATAACGCCTGCCTTCTGCGACTATGACCGCGACGGCGACCTGGACCTCTATGTCCTCACCAACCGGCTCTACCGGCAAGGCGGGAGGCCCAGCCGCCCCCCTTATTCCGTCCGCGACGGGCGCCCCTACGTACTGCCGGAGTACCAGAAGTACTATGTCCTGAAGCACCAAGGAGGTTCGAAGTACTCGATTGATAATACCGGCCGGCCGGACCACCTGCTACGCAACAACGGCGACGGGACTTTCACTGACGTTTCGATCGAAACCGGCATTGTCGAAGCCGGTCATGGACTGAGCATTACTTGGTGGGACTACAATCACGACAAGTGGCCGGATGCCTACATCGGCAACGACTTCAACGATCCCGACCACCTCTACCGCAACAACGGCGACGGGACATTCACGGATGTCGCCGAGTCAGCCATCCCGCACTCGAGCTGGTTCTCAATGGGCGCCGACTTTGCCGATCTGAACGACGACTGCCGCTTCGATCTGCTTGTTGCGGACATGTCGGCAACTTCCCACTACGGGCGCATGACCACCATGCTGGTGATGAATGCGGACAAGATATCTCGCATCACCGCTCGTCCACCACAGGTGATGAAGAATGCCCTGTACATCAACAGCGGTGTTGAGCGGTTCTACGAAGCCGCAGAACTGGCCGGGTTGGCAGACTCTGATTGGACCTGGGCCATTAAGCTGGCCGACTTCGACAACGACGGACGCAACGACGCGTATTTCAGCAACGGAACGGTCCGCGAGTTCACCCACGCCGACCGCCCCATGGAAGCTCAGCAGATGATCGGCAGGACGGAGTGGGATCATTACGAAGACTCCCCCCCGAAGCCACAAAGGAACCTGGCGTTCCGAAACCTCGGAGATCTGCGGTTTGAGAACGTGAGCCACGCCTGGGGGCTCGACAAAGTCGCCATGAGCTACGCGGCGGCCTACTCGGATCTGGATCGCGACGGCGATCTCGACCTAGTTGTAGCGAATCTGGACGAGCCAGTGAGCGTGTACCGGAACGACCTCACATGCGGGGCGCGTCTGGTAGTCGCCCTGCGCGGCGACGGCAGCAACCGGCAGGGCATCGGTGCGACCGTGTCGATCGAGACCGCCGCCGGCCGGCAAATTCGGATGATCTCGCCGCAGACCGGTTTCCTCTCTGGCAATGAGGCCGTTGCCCATTTCGGACTCGGCAAGGATGAGCACGTCGAACGGCTGGTTGTCGACTGGCCCAGCGGCCGGCGGCAAGTGATAGGCGGTATCCAGGCCAACCAGCTGGTGACTGTGCAGGAACCGCCGGCTGCGGGCAGTAACGCGATTGACGAGGGTGGCAAGGCCGAAACCCAAGAAGCCGAATGGTTCAGGCCGATTGCGGCCCCCGGTGGCCTCGAGCATGAGGAAACGGCGTTCGACGACTTCGCCGCGCAGCCGTTGTTGCCGCGTAGGCTCTCTCAGTCAGGGCCTTCGATCGCGGTAGCCGACTACGACGGCGACGGGGACGACGATTTCTACTTCGGAGGCGCCGCTGGTCAACCAGGGCGACTGGCTATCAATGACGGGCAGGGGCGATTTCGAGTGGCCACGATCACCGCTCTTGAAGCAGACGCCGCCTGCGAAGACATGGGGGCGGTCTGGTTCGACATCGAGGGCGATGGCGACCTGGATCTTTATGTTTCTAGCGGTGGTGTCGAGTCTGAAGCAGGCGGAAAAGCCTACGCGGATCGTCTCTACGTCAATGACGGCGGCGGACTGACACCGGCTCTGCCGAACGCTCACCCTGGACTCCGCGACAGCGCTAGCGGCGTGGCGGCCGCCGATTTTGACCACGATGGCGATGTCGACCTCGTTGTCGGTGCGCGGGTGATCCCGGGCGAGTACCCAAAGTCCCCGGCTACCAGATTGCTAGAGAACCGCAACGGAAGGCTGGTTGATGTGACGGAAGAGGTGGCTCCCGAACTCCTGTCAGCGGGCCTAGTTACCAGCGTCATTTGGTCGGACGCCGACGACGATGGCTGGGTCGATCTGTTGTTGACGACCGAATGGGGTCCGGTCCGCCTGTTCAAGAACTCCCAGGGGAGGCTCGTCGAGTCGACCGACGCCGCGGGTCTGGCGTCGCTGACCGGCTGGTGGAACGGGATAGCCGCGCGAGACTTCGATGGTGATGAAGACATCGACTACGTTGTGACGAATTGCGGGCTGAACAGCCGCTACAAAGCCACCGAGCAGCGCCCGGCCGTGTTGTACTACGGCGGCTTTGACGGCCTGGGAGGCAAGCAGTTGCTCGAAGCCGAGTACGAGGGCGACACTTTGGTGCCCGTCCGCGACATGAGCAGCGCATCGCGGGTCATGCCGCATCTGCGGATGATGTTCGACTCGCATGATCGGTTCGCTACTTCTTCCCTGGAGGAGCTCTACACGGCGGAGGCCCTGGCCGATGCGCATAAACTCACCGCCACGACGCTCGCATCGGGGGTGTTGGTCAACGATGGGAGCGGCGGTTTTGCGTTCCGCCCGCTGCCGCGGATCGCCCAAGTAGCCCCCTCGTTCGGGGTGGTGGTATCTGAATTCAATGGCGACGGGGTTCCGGATGTTTACGTGGTGCAGAATTTTGCCGGGGCCGCAGCGGAATCGGGTCGAATGGATGGCGGGATCAGCATGATGCTAACTGGTAATGGCGACGCCACATTTGAGGCGGTTAGCCCTTCGGAGAGCGGCCTCGTAGCGCCCGGCGATGCAACCGCGGTGGTCGAATGCTCTGTCGGCGAGCGGACTCAAGCTCCGCTGTTGTTGGTGGGAGTCAATAACGGGCGGTTGCAGGCGTTTGAGCCGGCGGAGGAGCATGGTTCGGTCGGAGAGCCGAACCATCATAATCTCATCCGCGTCAAGCTTGAGGGCCCCAGGGGCAACCCACTTGGGTACGGAGCGCGGGTGACACTGCGGTCCGCTAGCGGCCCAATTCAGACGGCGGAGTTGTGCGCCGGTAGCGGCTACCTTTCTCAGAGCTCCAGCGTCCTGGTCTTTGGGAATCCGCATCCCACAGATGACTCCGAACTCGAGGTGCGGTGGCCTGACGGCTCCCGCTCGACACACGCAATGAGTCCGTCCCCCATACAAACGCTTCGGTACCCAGGGCAGTAG